From Sphingobacterium bambusae:
TGCCGCAAATCTACCGGCAACATATCGAATTGGAGCGCCAGCACGTAAGCCGTTTGTGTAGATGATACCAATCTTCCGCTAGGGGTCAAGTATTCTTGCTGAAACGCGCTTCTTATAGCTGTCAAAAGATCCCTGTATGTTTGTTCGTCGCTTGTCTTTCCTAGAATTTTGGCGCTGTTTGCGAGGATTTCCGTGGAATGTGCGTAGAAACATTGGGCAATAAGATACTTGTCTGTTACGGCAGCTCGCCCATCATTATCATCGTCCGGCCGGTAAAATAGCCAATCTCCGAAATGAAATCCGGTATTCCATAGGTCGTTCTTGCTTTTCGAATGCATGAAGTCTACCCAGGCTTTCATACTGTTGTATTGACGCTCCAAAATACCAACATCTCCATAAGCTTGGTACATTCCCCAGGGGACGATCGTCGCTACATCGCCCCACCCGGCAGCGCCGGCATCATTGCCGGTTAAAATGTCGGGGATCACAAAAGGTACGCTTCCGTTTTGATGTTGATCCGCTTCCAAGTCTTTCAACCATTTGCTGAAAAATGCCTGCACATCCATGTTGTAGGCTGCGGTATTAAAAAATGCCTGCGCATCACCTGTCCATCCCAAGCGCTCGTCTCGCTGCGGACAATCGGTAGGGACGTCGACAAAATTGCCTTTTTGCCCCCATACGATATTCTTTTGAAGTTGATTGATCAATGGGTTCGACGTTTCGAAGGTACCTGTTTCCTCCATGTCTGAGTATAGAGCAACGGCAGCAATAGCGGATTCCGACAGCTCGCCGGGATATCCGCTGATCTTCACGTAGCGAAATCCCTGAAAAGAGAAGTGCGGTGAAAAAGATTGTTCCTGATCGGAACCTAAAACGTAGCGGTTTTGTTGTTTTGCTGACCGAAGGTTGGTCGTGTAAAAGTTTCCATTCCGGTCGAGTACCTCGGCGTGCTCGACGATTATGGTCGTGCCGGCTTCACCTTGTGCATTTATTTCTACCCAGCCCACCATATTTTGTCCAAAGTCGACTATGATATCACCCGTGGCCGTTCTACTGATCTTCTGCGGCTTGAGGCGTTCTCTTTTTCTAACTAGCGGGGATTGATTGCCTACAAGATTGTCATAAGGGTAGGGTAGTGTTTGAACCGGTAGCCATGCAGGCGATTCGGTATACTCCGCTAGTTTCCAACCCTTTTTCGCTAACCGCGCATCATAGGTTTCCCCGTCGTATATGTCGGAAGAAATAATGGCACCGAAGCTTGTTTTCCAACTATCGTCTGTTTTCCATGTCTCCTGACTTCCGTCTGTATAGGTTATTTCTACTTGCAGAAGCAGGGCTCTGGTATCACCATAAAAGGCACGTTGGTTATTGAAGCCTATACGGCCGCGGTACCAGCCATCGCCTAACACGGCCGAAACCGTGTTTTTTCCAACGTTCAATAGCGCAGTAACATCAAAAGCCTGATATTGTATTTGCTTTTTATAGCTCGTCCATCCCGGCGTGAGGTACGCATCCCCTATTTTTTGACCGTTAATGTAGGCTTCGTAGAGACCTCTAGCTGATACATGCGCAGTGGCGGATTTGATTTTTTTCTTGATCGTGTAGCTTTTACGAAACAATGGACTTGCCATGGATGTGTCTTTCCCCGGCACACCTATCCATTGTGCCTTCCAGCTGGATACCCCAAGTGCCATTCGCCAATGTTGTACCTTGCTCCAAGCAGAGCGGTTGCCATGGTTATCTTGAACACGTACCTGCCAATAATATGGTTTGCCGGATTCTAACACCGGACCGGCATATGGAAGAGCGATAGATTGTTCGGTTTGTCCTTTTGTTATCCAATGTAGATTTTTACCACGAACAAGATCTTGCTCAGCTTTGGCAACCCGCACTTCGTAGGATTGCTGCACGGTCTCTGGCGTAGTGGATAGAATTTTCCAGCTCATTAGTGGATGATCACTCGTCACCGTAAGAGGCGTATGCTGATGGTCAATACGTAGGTCGCTTACGGACAGGCCTTGTGCCATCGCGAAATAGGTTCCGTTCACGAGCAGGCAAAAAGCGACGGAAAGAAGAGGTAGTAAACGCATAAAAGTCGATAAAGGTTTAAAATCGATATAGCCAGTTACGCTTGTCGTCGGTAAATCATGTGATCACCTCGGGGATATTAGCGTTTCTGATCAGTCTAAGGTATTAAAAAAGCGTAATAAATGCAATGAATAGCTAGCATGCAGCGGGTTAAAATAAAAAAATCCTTTAGCAGGGTGCCTCAGGATTCTTTTAAACTAACCAATTATTAACCTAAAAATTATGAGTTAAACATCGTACAATTGCTGTGCCATCTTGGGCGTGTCACTTTAATATTACGAATTTGTGTCCGAAGTGCAGGCAAAAGCGCTAAGCCAGCCCCCGCTCAACCGGCGAGATCGTGCTCGAAAACCGTGAAAAGTTTGCACTGCCAATACAGTCTCGGTCACTGTTGTCTATTGCGTACAGACAATGCCTTGTTTTTTGTACAGCACGTACGAAAAGCTTAGATCCGCGGCAGAAAGACCAATAAACCGACAATGACGGAAGCTAGTGCAGCGACGAGTACAGCTGCTGCAGCGACATCTTTCGCTTTTTTTACAAGTGGATGCCAAGTCGGTGAAACGATATCCGCTAACTGCTCCACCGCAGTGTTAATAAGTTCCATGCTGACTACAAATGCGATGCATAAGGTAAGGGCGATCCAGTCTCGGGAGGATACCTTGAGATAGATTCCGACGATGATAACCAACACCGTTGATGCGAGATGTATCTTGGCGTTGGTTTCTTCTTTGAACAGCGTGATTAGGCCATTGATAGCGTATTTAAAGCTTTTTAAGCGCGATTTTACATTTATTTTCTTTTCTTTCATGGTGGATGTCGCAGCTAATGCTTGCTAAAATGGGTAAAATTTATGAGGATTACTTGGTGTTTTTTGCGACGTTGTAAATTTAGGACACATAATTAGCCTATTTGCTAGCTTTTCTTAT
This genomic window contains:
- a CDS encoding diacylglycerol kinase family protein, coding for MKEKKINVKSRLKSFKYAINGLITLFKEETNAKIHLASTVLVIIVGIYLKVSSRDWIALTLCIAFVVSMELINTAVEQLADIVSPTWHPLVKKAKDVAAAAVLVAALASVIVGLLVFLPRI
- a CDS encoding glycoside hydrolase family 78 protein, coding for MRLLPLLSVAFCLLVNGTYFAMAQGLSVSDLRIDHQHTPLTVTSDHPLMSWKILSTTPETVQQSYEVRVAKAEQDLVRGKNLHWITKGQTEQSIALPYAGPVLESGKPYYWQVRVQDNHGNRSAWSKVQHWRMALGVSSWKAQWIGVPGKDTSMASPLFRKSYTIKKKIKSATAHVSARGLYEAYINGQKIGDAYLTPGWTSYKKQIQYQAFDVTALLNVGKNTVSAVLGDGWYRGRIGFNNQRAFYGDTRALLLQVEITYTDGSQETWKTDDSWKTSFGAIISSDIYDGETYDARLAKKGWKLAEYTESPAWLPVQTLPYPYDNLVGNQSPLVRKRERLKPQKISRTATGDIIVDFGQNMVGWVEINAQGEAGTTIIVEHAEVLDRNGNFYTTNLRSAKQQNRYVLGSDQEQSFSPHFSFQGFRYVKISGYPGELSESAIAAVALYSDMEETGTFETSNPLINQLQKNIVWGQKGNFVDVPTDCPQRDERLGWTGDAQAFFNTAAYNMDVQAFFSKWLKDLEADQHQNGSVPFVIPDILTGNDAGAAGWGDVATIVPWGMYQAYGDVGILERQYNSMKAWVDFMHSKSKNDLWNTGFHFGDWLFYRPDDDNDGRAAVTDKYLIAQCFYAHSTEILANSAKILGKTSDEQTYRDLLTAIRSAFQQEYLTPSGRLVSSTQTAYVLALQFDMLPVDLRQQAAERLVENVRSYGNHLTTGFLGTPYLCHVLSRFGHQQVAYDLLMQETYPSWLYPVKMGATTIWERWDGIKPDGTFQTASMNSFNHYAYGAIGDWMYKNIAGIHAETAGYKDIRIAPILGGGIKEARASLETPYGKVSVSWEIKNDLFSLKVSIPPNTRANIVLPQQDEDQKSLRVGSGTYTYTTKMK